In Hippoglossus stenolepis isolate QCI-W04-F060 chromosome 20, HSTE1.2, whole genome shotgun sequence, the following are encoded in one genomic region:
- the LOC118099840 gene encoding radial spoke head protein 9 homolog, with the protein MDSQSLYLNTLNEEQKAALQTSLVILQKNYKFQRVMLWGKVLGSKADYFIAQGRGEDEMKDRKNLYSLDCVDWFLLPPATGPLIDQVSGAAKGRFTGDPSHMYEHRVTSRLGEGDEEEEVVTKVNEESRLAVTIHHIEEEVSVVPRGAFVKSPHGLVQINRSFGGLSHSEAGKLDSFLHFSEPKNLKKKSILETSQLNPAIDFLDVLSDDIPKGSWNLQFECGSKVCVLRSLLWLGLTFYHVPMTPQHGYIYIGDGAKNLDFPFFTPHQAGTSPASEPTTPAPHHHPYSPPHRTRHQADILSTYSKSSRIQLFHTAHRMPYMQQYGVT; encoded by the exons ATGGATTCACAGTCGCTGTACCTGAATACTCTGAATGAAGAGCAAAAAGCCGCCCTGCAGACTTCCTTGGTGATTCTGCAGAAAAACTACAAGTTCCAGCGAGTCATGCTCTGGGGCAAAGTGCTGGGGTCGAAGGCGGATTATTTTATTGctcaggggagaggagaggatgagatgAAGGATAGGAAGAATCTGTATAG TTTGGACTGTGTGGACTGGTTCCTGCTGCCCCCTGCCACAGGCCCTTTAATCGACCAAGTGTCCGGCGCTGCCAAGGGTCGCTTCACAGGAGACCCCTCACATATGTACGAGCATCGGGTCACCAGCAGGCTaggagaaggagatgaagaagaggaggtagTG ACCAAAGTGAATGAGGAGAGCAGGCTGGCAGTGACAATTCATCACATCGAAGAGGAAGTGTCTGTGGTACCACGAGGTGCATTCGTCAAGAGTCCGCACGGCCTTGTCCAGATCAACCGCAGCTTTGGCG GTCTGTCTCACTCTGAGGCAGGAAAGCTCGACAGTTTCCTGCACTTCAGCGAACCAAAGAATCTGAAGAAGAAAAGCATCCTAGAGACGAGTCAACTCAACCCAGCTATTGACTTCCTGGATGTGCTGAGTGATGACATTCCTAAAG GATCATGGAATCTCCAGTTTGAATGTGGCAGCAAAGTGTGCGTGCTTCGAAGCCTGTTGTGGCTCGGCCTGACCTTCTACCACGTGCCAATGACGCCACAGCACGGATACATCTACATCGGTGATGGGGCCAAGAATTTGGACTTCCCCTTCTTTACA ccccaccaAGCCGGTACtagtccagcctccgaacccaccacccccgctccccaccaccacccctacTCCCCTCCACATCGAACtcgacaccaagcagacat ACTCTCAACCTACAGCAAATCCTCAAGGATACAGCTGTTCCACACTGCTCACCGCATGCCTTACATGCAGCAGTACGGAGTAACGTAG
- the LOC118099350 gene encoding estrogen-related receptor gamma isoform X2 gives MSVRGLDPTCPTSIKCEPSSPSPSSQGDVSPAQPSPGSSSSDTNSSYGPLTNKVLGHINALDTPSLYGHTPALANNGGTNRRFIEEESQVKCEFMLGTVAKRLCLVCGDVASGYHYGVASCEACKAFFKRTIQGNIDYSCPASNECEITKRRRKSCQACRFVKCLGVGMLREGVRLDRVRGGRQKYKRRIDAENSPYLHPQNALPQKKTFSIGGVVENKVVSLLLVAEPEGIFAMPDPTVPESDIKALTTLCDLADRELVVNIGWAKHIPGFPSLSLADQMSLLQSGWMEILILRVVFRSLALEDKLVYAEDYIMDEEQSKLAGLLDLNNAILQLAKKYKTMGLEKEEFVVLKAIALANSDSMQIEDSEAVQRLQDVLHGALHDHEATHHPEDPRRAGKLIMTLPLLRQTAARAVQHFCSIKQDGRVPMHKLFLELLEAKA, from the exons ATGTCAGTGAGGGGCTTGGACCCCACCTGTCCCACCTCGATAAAGTGTGAGCCCTCCAGCCCGAGCCCCAGCTCCCAGGGAGACGTCAGCCCGGCCCAGCCCAGCCCTGGAAGCTCCTCGTCGGACACAAACTCAAGCTACGGGCCCCTGACAAATAAGGTCCTCGGCCACATCAATGCGCTGGACACCCCCAGCCTCTACGGTCACACGCCGGCGTTGGCCAACAATGGAGGAACAAACAG gaGGTTCATTGAAGAAGAGAGCCAAGTGAAGTGTGAGTTCATGCTGGGCACGGTGGCCAAGCGGCTGTGTCTGGTGTGCGGTGATGTGGCCTCAGGCTACCACTACGGCGTGGCGTCCTGTGAGGCCTGCAAGGCGTTCTTCAAGAGGACCATCCAGG GTAACATTGATTACAGCTGCCCAGCGTccaatgaatgtgaaatcaCCAAGAGGAGAAGGAAATCCTGCCAGGCCTGTCGATTTGTGAAATGTCTGGGCGTGGGCATGTTGAGAGAAG GTGTGCGTCTGGACCGGGTGCGAGGCGGCAGACAGAAGTACAAGCGGAGAATAGATGCAGAGAACAGCCCTTATCTGCACCCACAGAACGCCCTGccccagaaaaaaacat tctctatCGGCGGCGTGGTGGAGAACAAAgtggtgtctctgctgctggtggCCGAGCCCGAGGGCATCTTCGCCATGCCGGACCCCACTGTGCCCGAGAGCGACATCAAGGCGCTCACCACCCTGTGCGACCTGGCCGACAGGGAGCTGGTGGTCAACATCGGCTGGGCCAAACACATCCCAG gctttccctccctctcactcGCAGACCAGATGAGTCTACTGCAGAGCGGCTGGATGGAGATCTTGATCCTGCGAGTGGTGTTCCGCTCGCTGGCCTTGGAGGACAAGCTGGTGTACGCCGAGGACTACATCATGGACGAGGAGCAGTCGAAGCTGGCGGGCCTGCTCGACCTTAACAACGCCATCCTGCAGCTGGCGAAGAAGTACAAAACTATGGGGCTGGAGAAGGAGGAATTTGTGGTCCTCAAGGCCATCGCACTCGCCAACTCAG ACTCCATGCAGATCGAGGACTCAGAGGCAGTTCAAAGACTCCAGGACGTCCTCCACGGGGCCCTCCATGATCACGAGGCCACCCACCACCCAGAGGACCCTCGACGCGCCGGCAAACTGATCATGACCCTGCCCCTTCTCCGTCAGACGGCCGCCCGTGCAGTCCAGCACTTCTGCAGCATCAAACAGGATGGCCGCGTGCCTATGCACAAACTGTTCCTCGAACTGCTGGAGGCCAAAGCCTGA
- the LOC118099350 gene encoding estrogen-related receptor gamma isoform X1 — protein sequence MDLVDLYLPECFTYHSDTEHLGRMSVRGLDPTCPTSIKCEPSSPSPSSQGDVSPAQPSPGSSSSDTNSSYGPLTNKVLGHINALDTPSLYGHTPALANNGGTNRRFIEEESQVKCEFMLGTVAKRLCLVCGDVASGYHYGVASCEACKAFFKRTIQGNIDYSCPASNECEITKRRRKSCQACRFVKCLGVGMLREGVRLDRVRGGRQKYKRRIDAENSPYLHPQNALPQKKTFSIGGVVENKVVSLLLVAEPEGIFAMPDPTVPESDIKALTTLCDLADRELVVNIGWAKHIPGFPSLSLADQMSLLQSGWMEILILRVVFRSLALEDKLVYAEDYIMDEEQSKLAGLLDLNNAILQLAKKYKTMGLEKEEFVVLKAIALANSDSMQIEDSEAVQRLQDVLHGALHDHEATHHPEDPRRAGKLIMTLPLLRQTAARAVQHFCSIKQDGRVPMHKLFLELLEAKA from the exons ATGGATTTAGTCGACCTCTACCTCCCAGAGTGTTTCACCTACCACTCTGACACAGA acacCTGGGCAGGATGTCAGTGAGGGGCTTGGACCCCACCTGTCCCACCTCGATAAAGTGTGAGCCCTCCAGCCCGAGCCCCAGCTCCCAGGGAGACGTCAGCCCGGCCCAGCCCAGCCCTGGAAGCTCCTCGTCGGACACAAACTCAAGCTACGGGCCCCTGACAAATAAGGTCCTCGGCCACATCAATGCGCTGGACACCCCCAGCCTCTACGGTCACACGCCGGCGTTGGCCAACAATGGAGGAACAAACAG gaGGTTCATTGAAGAAGAGAGCCAAGTGAAGTGTGAGTTCATGCTGGGCACGGTGGCCAAGCGGCTGTGTCTGGTGTGCGGTGATGTGGCCTCAGGCTACCACTACGGCGTGGCGTCCTGTGAGGCCTGCAAGGCGTTCTTCAAGAGGACCATCCAGG GTAACATTGATTACAGCTGCCCAGCGTccaatgaatgtgaaatcaCCAAGAGGAGAAGGAAATCCTGCCAGGCCTGTCGATTTGTGAAATGTCTGGGCGTGGGCATGTTGAGAGAAG GTGTGCGTCTGGACCGGGTGCGAGGCGGCAGACAGAAGTACAAGCGGAGAATAGATGCAGAGAACAGCCCTTATCTGCACCCACAGAACGCCCTGccccagaaaaaaacat tctctatCGGCGGCGTGGTGGAGAACAAAgtggtgtctctgctgctggtggCCGAGCCCGAGGGCATCTTCGCCATGCCGGACCCCACTGTGCCCGAGAGCGACATCAAGGCGCTCACCACCCTGTGCGACCTGGCCGACAGGGAGCTGGTGGTCAACATCGGCTGGGCCAAACACATCCCAG gctttccctccctctcactcGCAGACCAGATGAGTCTACTGCAGAGCGGCTGGATGGAGATCTTGATCCTGCGAGTGGTGTTCCGCTCGCTGGCCTTGGAGGACAAGCTGGTGTACGCCGAGGACTACATCATGGACGAGGAGCAGTCGAAGCTGGCGGGCCTGCTCGACCTTAACAACGCCATCCTGCAGCTGGCGAAGAAGTACAAAACTATGGGGCTGGAGAAGGAGGAATTTGTGGTCCTCAAGGCCATCGCACTCGCCAACTCAG ACTCCATGCAGATCGAGGACTCAGAGGCAGTTCAAAGACTCCAGGACGTCCTCCACGGGGCCCTCCATGATCACGAGGCCACCCACCACCCAGAGGACCCTCGACGCGCCGGCAAACTGATCATGACCCTGCCCCTTCTCCGTCAGACGGCCGCCCGTGCAGTCCAGCACTTCTGCAGCATCAAACAGGATGGCCGCGTGCCTATGCACAAACTGTTCCTCGAACTGCTGGAGGCCAAAGCCTGA